In Pyrus communis chromosome 8, drPyrComm1.1, whole genome shotgun sequence, one genomic interval encodes:
- the LOC137743204 gene encoding non-specific lipid-transfer protein 1-like yields MAKTAVSRAAFTVVLLSMLVTAPYTVNATVTCGQVVTLLTPCIPFGVFGGDVPPDCCAGIKGLHDIQNTAEDRRTACSCIQQGAAMIPGLDYDRVNTLGDRCGSPCPYTVYPSTNCSE; encoded by the coding sequence ATGGCAAAGACTGCGGTGTCTAGGGCGGCATTCACGGTGGTGCTATTATCGATGCTTGTGACTGCTCCTTACACCGTTAATGCAACGGTAACTTGTGGTCAGGTCGTCACATTACTCACTCCATGCATCCCCTTTGGAGTGTTTGGAGGAGACGTGCCGCCAGATTGTTGTGCCGGCATAAAAGGCCTGCATGATATACAAAACACCGCGGAGGATCGAAGAACTGCGTGCAGCTGCATTCAACAAGGGGCTGCAATGATTCCAGGGTTAGATTATGACCGAGTTAACACGCTTGGGGATCGATGTGGTTCTCCTTGCCCCTACACAGTTTACCCCTCTACTAACTGCTCCGAGTAA